A genome region from Streptomyces sp. NBC_01296 includes the following:
- a CDS encoding DUF2191 domain-containing protein yields MAKVGISLDAELVVEVMVLAGIGSPQDAVEAVVRDYIARGHRTEARVQAQDGPRRDADALEPPPQG; encoded by the coding sequence GTGGCCAAGGTCGGCATCAGTCTCGACGCCGAGCTCGTGGTGGAGGTGATGGTCCTCGCCGGGATCGGTTCGCCCCAGGACGCCGTCGAGGCCGTCGTACGGGACTACATCGCGCGCGGGCACCGCACCGAGGCGCGCGTCCAGGCACAGGACGGGCCGCGCCGCGACGCCGACGCGCTGGAGCCGCCGCCGCAGGGCTGA
- a CDS encoding beta-glucosidase family protein, producing MSEAVSRRCAMRLLGAMGAALGTGGCVAAVPPGAVPRTAPATAAAAPAGARPGSTARIDVLLERLTLEEKTALLHGGRDPAPLGQAGYLPGVPRLGIPALRLADGPAGVRVARPATALPAPVMLASAFDPALAREYGRVIGREGRALGQDVLLSPMANLIRTPYAGRNFETFAEDPRLTADLVAETVRGIQDEGLIATVKHFALGNQEQGRDTVDVVAAEQTLHETELRGFEAAVAAGAGAVMGAYNKVNGTYACENKPLLDELLRGRWGFGGWVMSDWDAAHSTVAAIGAGLDMEMPGGTHFGGSLQEAVRGGSVHEDTVDLAVRRILATMDRFGLLSAHPPARPARDAAAGARVARRVATAGAVLLHNEHATLPLTGAAARSIAVIGPTGRVPFVSGGGSAHVVPDKALSPLDAIRQRAGNGSTVLHALGEDLYGRPLPAKLLTPAADLDERRVDAGRSWSHEGEFTLTADDEWTLLVHYTGKRPGVRLDGEELFPIRQGVAEYFAGGLVGRAPDGLAVRRRTLALTAGTHRLAVFAEGGDKGQRFRLRHTTKATRAADLAEAVKTAEQARSVVLFAYEDATEGTDRTSLGLPGGQARLIEAVAAANPRTAVVLNTSSGTTMPWLPRTGAVLQMYYPGQEGAAATADILFGDVDPGGRLTQTFPADEHATPVAGDPRRYPGVGGRQEYTEGIHVGHRWYDAQQVAPLFPFGHGLSYTTWEYEKLSVRPERGGLRVEFTVRNTGRRKGTEVAQVYVGPSAELKLDQPVRALAGYRRLTLEPGEAQQVVLDVDARALSSWDPERHAWVLGSGRREVFAGRSSRELHLTAKAVVNSR from the coding sequence ATGAGCGAGGCCGTGTCCAGACGCTGCGCGATGCGGCTGCTCGGGGCCATGGGGGCCGCCCTGGGAACGGGCGGCTGCGTGGCCGCGGTACCGCCCGGCGCGGTCCCCCGTACGGCCCCGGCGACGGCCGCAGCCGCCCCGGCCGGGGCCCGGCCCGGCAGCACCGCCCGCATCGACGTCCTCCTGGAGCGGCTCACCCTCGAGGAGAAGACCGCCCTGCTGCACGGCGGCCGGGACCCGGCCCCGCTCGGCCAGGCCGGGTACCTGCCCGGCGTACCGCGCCTCGGCATCCCGGCGCTGCGGCTCGCCGACGGGCCGGCCGGGGTACGCGTCGCCCGACCGGCCACCGCACTGCCCGCACCCGTGATGCTGGCCTCCGCCTTCGACCCGGCGCTGGCCCGCGAGTACGGCAGGGTCATCGGCCGCGAGGGCCGGGCGCTCGGCCAGGACGTGCTGCTCTCCCCGATGGCCAACCTGATCCGCACCCCCTACGCCGGGCGGAACTTCGAGACCTTCGCCGAGGACCCCCGGCTCACGGCGGACCTCGTCGCGGAGACGGTCCGCGGCATCCAGGACGAAGGGCTCATCGCCACCGTCAAGCACTTCGCCCTGGGCAACCAGGAGCAGGGCCGCGACACCGTCGACGTCGTGGCCGCGGAACAGACCCTGCACGAGACGGAGCTGCGCGGCTTCGAGGCCGCCGTCGCCGCCGGAGCGGGCGCCGTGATGGGCGCGTACAACAAGGTCAACGGCACGTACGCGTGCGAGAACAAGCCCCTGCTCGACGAACTGCTGCGCGGGCGCTGGGGGTTCGGCGGCTGGGTGATGTCCGACTGGGACGCGGCCCACAGCACCGTCGCCGCCATCGGCGCCGGCCTCGACATGGAGATGCCCGGCGGCACCCACTTCGGCGGCTCGCTCCAGGAGGCCGTGCGCGGCGGCTCCGTCCACGAGGACACCGTGGACCTCGCGGTACGCCGGATCCTGGCCACCATGGACCGCTTCGGGCTGCTCTCGGCGCACCCGCCGGCCCGGCCCGCCCGGGACGCCGCCGCCGGGGCCCGGGTCGCCCGCCGGGTCGCCACCGCGGGTGCGGTGCTGCTGCACAACGAGCACGCCACCCTGCCGCTGACCGGCGCCGCGGCCCGCTCGATCGCCGTCATCGGACCCACCGGCCGGGTGCCCTTCGTCAGCGGCGGCGGCAGCGCGCACGTGGTCCCCGACAAGGCGCTCTCCCCGCTCGACGCGATCCGGCAGCGCGCCGGGAACGGCAGTACGGTGCTCCACGCCCTCGGCGAGGACCTGTACGGCCGCCCGCTCCCGGCGAAGCTGCTCACCCCGGCCGCCGACCTCGACGAGCGGCGGGTGGACGCCGGGCGGAGCTGGAGCCACGAGGGCGAGTTCACGCTCACCGCGGACGACGAGTGGACGCTGCTCGTCCACTACACCGGGAAGCGGCCGGGCGTGCGCCTCGACGGCGAGGAGCTGTTCCCGATCCGGCAGGGCGTGGCCGAGTACTTCGCCGGCGGACTCGTCGGCAGGGCGCCCGACGGGCTCGCCGTCCGCCGCCGCACCCTCGCCCTGACGGCGGGCACCCACCGGCTCGCCGTCTTCGCCGAGGGCGGGGACAAGGGCCAGCGGTTCCGGCTGCGGCACACCACGAAGGCGACCCGGGCCGCCGATCTCGCCGAGGCCGTGAAGACCGCCGAGCAGGCGCGCAGCGTCGTGCTGTTCGCCTACGAGGACGCCACCGAGGGCACCGACCGGACCTCGCTGGGCCTGCCCGGCGGGCAGGCCCGGCTGATCGAGGCGGTCGCCGCCGCGAACCCCCGCACCGCGGTCGTGCTCAACACCTCCTCCGGTACGACGATGCCGTGGCTCCCCCGTACCGGAGCGGTCCTCCAGATGTACTACCCGGGCCAGGAGGGGGCCGCAGCCACCGCCGACATCCTCTTCGGAGACGTGGATCCGGGCGGCCGGCTCACCCAGACCTTTCCGGCCGACGAGCACGCGACCCCGGTCGCCGGCGACCCGCGGCGCTACCCGGGGGTGGGCGGCCGGCAGGAGTACACCGAGGGCATCCACGTCGGGCACCGCTGGTACGACGCGCAGCAGGTGGCGCCGCTGTTCCCGTTCGGGCACGGGCTCTCGTACACGACGTGGGAGTACGAGAAGCTGAGCGTCCGGCCGGAGCGCGGCGGCCTGCGCGTGGAGTTCACGGTCCGCAACACCGGGCGCCGCAAGGGCACCGAGGTGGCCCAGGTGTACGTCGGCCCCTCCGCGGAGCTGAAGCTCGACCAGCCCGTGCGCGCGCTGGCCGGCTACCGGCGGCTCACCCTGGAGCCGGGCGAGGCTCAGCAGGTGGTCCTCGACGTCGACGCCCGCGCGCTGTCCTCCTGGGATCCCGAACGGCACGCCTGGGTGCTGGGTTCAGGCCGTCGTGAAGTGTTCGCGGGCCGTTCCTCCCGCGAACTCCACCTGACGGCAAAGGCTGTGGTCAACAGCAGATAG
- a CDS encoding DedA family protein, translating into MHIQEWLETIPAVSIYLLVGLVIGLESLGIPLPGEIILVSSALLASQHGEIDPVVLGICASTGAIVGDSIGYAIGRRGGKPLLERLGRRFPKHFGPEHVAQAERAFDRWGMWAVFFGRFVALLRIFAGPLAGVLHMPYWRFLIANILGGILWAGGTTAVIYSIGIVAEPWLKGFSWVALLLALLIGLTVTLVLRSRMKKAAAASAPAEAETAAAE; encoded by the coding sequence GTGCACATCCAGGAATGGCTGGAGACGATTCCGGCGGTCAGCATCTATCTCCTGGTGGGTCTGGTCATCGGGCTGGAGAGCCTCGGCATCCCGCTGCCAGGGGAGATCATCCTGGTCAGCTCGGCGCTGCTGGCCTCTCAGCACGGCGAGATCGACCCCGTGGTCCTGGGGATCTGTGCGTCCACCGGGGCGATCGTCGGCGACTCGATCGGCTACGCGATCGGGCGCAGGGGCGGCAAGCCGCTGCTGGAGCGGCTCGGCCGGCGGTTCCCCAAGCACTTCGGGCCGGAGCACGTGGCCCAGGCGGAGCGCGCCTTCGACAGGTGGGGCATGTGGGCCGTCTTCTTCGGGCGGTTCGTGGCGCTGCTGCGGATCTTCGCCGGCCCGCTGGCCGGCGTGCTGCACATGCCGTACTGGCGGTTCCTGATCGCGAACATCCTCGGCGGCATCCTCTGGGCGGGCGGCACCACCGCCGTCATCTACTCGATCGGCATCGTCGCGGAGCCCTGGCTGAAGGGCTTCTCCTGGGTGGCGCTGCTGTTGGCGCTGCTGATCGGCCTCACGGTGACGCTGGTGCTCCGCAGCCGTATGAAGAAGGCGGCTGCCGCGTCGGCGCCGGCCGAGGCGGAGACGGCCGCGGCGGAGTAG
- a CDS encoding gamma carbonic anhydrase family protein, translated as MTYQADQGRALVAGLGGKNPQIDPTAFTAPTSVVIGEVTMAPGASIWYSAVLRADCGPISLGADSNVQDNCTLHVDPGFPVSIGERVSIGHNAVVHGCTVEDDCLIGMGATVLNGAVIGAGSLVAAQALVPQGMVVPPGSLVAGVPAKVRRELTDEEREGIKVNALMYADLAKQHRAAVQPPQ; from the coding sequence ATGACGTATCAGGCGGACCAGGGCCGGGCACTCGTCGCGGGCCTGGGCGGCAAGAACCCGCAGATCGACCCCACGGCCTTCACCGCGCCCACCTCGGTCGTGATCGGCGAGGTCACGATGGCCCCGGGCGCGAGCATCTGGTACTCGGCGGTGCTGCGCGCCGACTGCGGCCCGATCTCGCTCGGCGCGGACAGCAATGTGCAGGACAACTGCACGCTGCACGTCGACCCCGGGTTCCCGGTCTCGATCGGCGAGCGCGTCTCCATCGGCCACAACGCCGTGGTGCACGGCTGCACCGTCGAGGACGACTGCCTCATCGGCATGGGCGCCACCGTCCTGAACGGTGCGGTGATCGGTGCCGGTTCGCTGGTGGCCGCGCAGGCGCTGGTCCCGCAGGGCATGGTGGTCCCGCCCGGTTCGCTGGTCGCGGGTGTGCCGGCCAAGGTGCGGCGCGAGCTGACCGACGAGGAGCGCGAGGGCATCAAGGTCAACGCCCTGATGTACGCGGACCTGGCCAAGCAGCACCGGGCCGCCGTCCAGCCCCCGCAGTAG
- a CDS encoding acyltransferase: protein MPKNQNTFSSLTALRRRLANRAVHAGWRWMQQAGAVTAQTPGRLRFGAIGHGTRLAFPQGTVFGEPWIRLGEHCIIAEQVTLTAGMMPGLDLGTEPVLVLGNGVVLGRDTHVIADTRITIGDDTFCGPGVYITSTNHSYDDPHEPVGKQWPRSAPVEIGPGCWLGTGAVILPGARLGRNVVVAAGAVVRGEVPDHAVVAGAPARIVRRWQPETGWQPPLRTPTPVPIPDGVTPDQLRAVAQLVEAEQCSADAAAEPA, encoded by the coding sequence GTGCCGAAGAACCAGAACACGTTCTCATCCCTGACGGCCCTGCGCCGCAGACTCGCCAACCGCGCGGTCCACGCCGGCTGGCGCTGGATGCAGCAGGCCGGTGCGGTCACCGCGCAGACCCCCGGGCGGCTGCGGTTCGGCGCGATCGGGCACGGCACCCGCCTCGCGTTCCCCCAGGGCACGGTCTTCGGGGAGCCGTGGATCCGCCTCGGCGAGCACTGCATCATCGCCGAGCAGGTCACGCTGACCGCCGGGATGATGCCCGGCCTCGACCTCGGCACCGAGCCGGTGCTGGTCCTCGGCAACGGAGTGGTGCTCGGCCGGGACACCCACGTCATCGCCGACACCCGGATCACCATCGGCGACGACACGTTCTGCGGGCCCGGGGTCTACATCACCTCCACCAACCACAGCTACGACGATCCGCACGAGCCCGTCGGCAAGCAGTGGCCGCGCAGCGCACCGGTGGAGATAGGCCCCGGCTGCTGGCTCGGCACGGGCGCGGTGATCCTGCCGGGGGCGCGGCTGGGCCGCAACGTGGTGGTGGCCGCGGGGGCCGTCGTACGGGGCGAGGTGCCGGACCACGCCGTGGTGGCCGGGGCGCCCGCACGGATCGTCCGCCGGTGGCAGCCGGAGACGGGCTGGCAGCCGCCGCTGCGGACTCCGACGCCCGTACCGATACCGGACGGGGTGACACCGGACCAGCTGCGCGCGGTGGCGCAGCTGGTGGAGGCCGAGCAGTGCTCCGCCGACGCGGCGGCGGAACCCGCCTGA
- a CDS encoding CoA-binding protein, whose translation MYGDQATIRRILTELGDTWAVVGLSNNQDRAAYGVARTLQRFGKRVVPVHPKAETVHGEQGYASLQEIPFKVDVVDVFVNSALAGAVADEAVAVGAQAVWFQLGVLDDEAFARTREAGLDMVMDRCPAIEIPAL comes from the coding sequence GTGTACGGCGACCAGGCAACCATCCGCAGGATCCTCACCGAGCTCGGCGACACCTGGGCCGTGGTGGGCCTCTCCAACAACCAGGACCGGGCGGCCTACGGAGTGGCCCGCACTCTCCAGCGGTTCGGCAAGCGGGTGGTTCCCGTGCACCCGAAGGCGGAGACGGTGCACGGCGAGCAGGGCTACGCCTCGCTCCAGGAGATCCCGTTCAAGGTGGACGTGGTGGACGTCTTCGTGAACAGTGCGCTCGCCGGGGCGGTCGCCGACGAGGCCGTTGCCGTCGGCGCGCAGGCCGTCTGGTTCCAGCTGGGCGTGCTCGACGACGAGGCCTTCGCCCGCACCCGCGAGGCCGGCCTGGACATGGTGATGGACCGCTGCCCCGCCATCGAGATCCCGGCGCTGTAG
- a CDS encoding YigZ family protein produces MKADQYVTVAREGVHESEINRSRFLCSLAPAATEPEAQEFIARIRKEHPTASHNCFAYVIGADASVQKASDDGEPGGTAGVPMLQMLMRRDVRYAVAVVTRYYGGVKLGAGGLIRAYGGVVGEALDELGTVTRRRYRLATVTVDHQRAGKTQNDLRSTGRTVVDLRYGAAVEIEVALPEADLPAFEAWLADSTAGSATLTLGGETYAS; encoded by the coding sequence GTGAAGGCAGACCAGTACGTGACGGTGGCCCGCGAGGGCGTGCACGAGTCCGAGATCAACCGCTCGCGCTTCCTGTGCTCGCTCGCGCCCGCCGCGACCGAGCCGGAGGCGCAGGAGTTCATCGCGCGCATCCGCAAGGAGCACCCCACCGCCTCGCACAACTGCTTCGCGTACGTCATCGGGGCCGACGCCTCCGTCCAGAAGGCCAGCGACGACGGGGAGCCCGGCGGGACCGCCGGGGTGCCCATGCTGCAGATGCTGATGCGCCGCGACGTGCGGTACGCCGTGGCCGTCGTCACCCGGTACTACGGCGGCGTGAAGCTCGGCGCCGGCGGGCTCATCCGGGCCTACGGGGGAGTCGTCGGCGAGGCCCTCGACGAGCTCGGCACCGTCACCCGGCGGCGCTACCGGCTGGCCACCGTCACCGTGGACCACCAGCGGGCCGGCAAGACCCAGAACGACCTGCGCTCCACCGGCCGGACCGTGGTGGACCTGCGCTACGGGGCCGCCGTCGAGATCGAGGTCGCCCTGCCCGAGGCGGACCTGCCCGCCTTCGAGGCCTGGCTCGCCGACAGTACGGCCGGAAGCGCCACCCTCACCCTCGGCGGGGAGACGTACGCGTCCTGA
- a CDS encoding exonuclease SbcCD subunit D, giving the protein MRLLHTSDWHLGRSFHRVNLLGAQADFIDHLVETVREHEVDAVLVAGDVYDRAVPPLPAVELYDRALHRLADLGVPTVMISGNHDSARRLGVGAGLIGRAGIHLRTDPEGCADPVVLADVHGEVALYGLPYLEPALVKDRFGAQKVSHEAVLGAAMDLVRADLAARAPGTRSVVLAHAFVTGGQASDSERDIAVGGVEAVPAAVFDGVDYAALGHLHGCQTINERVRYSGSPLAYSFSEADHRKTMWLVDLGPAGEITAERIDTPVPRPLARVRGRLDELLEEASYAAYEDSWIEATLTDPVRPEDPMARLAARFPHTLSLAFDPEGREGDGGTSYAQRLKGRSDQEIAEDFVAHVRGGGVADEAERAVLQGAFEDVRADDGRQETRR; this is encoded by the coding sequence GTGAGGCTCCTGCACACCTCCGACTGGCATCTCGGCCGGTCCTTCCACCGCGTGAACCTGCTCGGGGCCCAGGCCGATTTCATCGACCACCTGGTCGAGACCGTCCGCGAGCACGAGGTCGACGCCGTCCTCGTCGCCGGCGACGTCTACGACCGGGCCGTGCCCCCGCTGCCCGCCGTCGAGCTGTACGACCGGGCCCTGCACCGGCTCGCCGACCTCGGCGTGCCCACCGTGATGATCTCCGGCAACCACGACTCCGCCCGCCGCCTCGGCGTCGGCGCCGGGCTCATCGGCCGGGCCGGGATCCACCTGCGGACCGACCCCGAGGGCTGCGCCGACCCCGTGGTGCTGGCCGACGTACACGGGGAGGTGGCGCTGTACGGACTGCCGTACCTGGAGCCCGCCCTGGTGAAAGACCGCTTCGGCGCGCAGAAGGTGAGCCACGAGGCCGTGCTGGGCGCGGCCATGGACCTCGTCCGGGCCGACCTCGCCGCCCGCGCCCCCGGCACCCGCTCCGTCGTCCTCGCCCACGCCTTCGTCACCGGCGGGCAGGCCAGCGACAGCGAGCGCGACATCGCCGTGGGCGGGGTCGAGGCCGTGCCCGCCGCCGTCTTCGACGGGGTGGACTACGCGGCCCTCGGCCACCTCCACGGCTGCCAGACGATCAACGAACGGGTCCGCTACTCCGGTTCCCCGCTCGCCTACTCCTTCTCCGAGGCCGACCACCGCAAGACCATGTGGCTGGTCGACCTCGGCCCGGCCGGGGAGATCACCGCCGAGCGCATCGACACCCCCGTGCCGCGGCCGCTCGCCCGGGTCCGGGGGCGGCTCGACGAGCTGCTCGAGGAGGCGTCGTACGCCGCGTACGAGGACTCCTGGATCGAGGCCACCCTCACCGACCCGGTCCGGCCCGAGGACCCCATGGCCCGGCTCGCCGCCCGCTTCCCGCACACCCTCAGCCTCGCCTTCGACCCCGAGGGCCGCGAGGGCGACGGCGGAACCTCGTACGCCCAGCGCCTCAAGGGGCGCAGCGACCAGGAGATCGCCGAGGACTTCGTCGCCCACGTGCGCGGCGGCGGGGTCGCCGACGAGGCCGAACGGGCCGTGCTGCAGGGCGCCTTCGAGGACGTCCGGGCGGACGACGGCCGGCAGGAGACCCGCCGATGA
- a CDS encoding SMC family ATPase, whose translation MRLHRLRITAFGPFAEPQEIDFDALSGAGIFLLHGPTGAGKTSVLDAVCYALYGSVPGPRQAPGTSLRSDHAGAGIPTEVTLELAAGGRRLEITRRPEQDRPKKRGAGTTKDKAQSWLREYDGERWQGLSRSHQEIGEEIEQLLGMSREQFCQVVLLPQGEFAKFLRADEAARGRLLGRLFDTRRFAAVETLLAERRRAAEAKVRAGDEKVLGTAQRLAQAAGDSADLRAWPLPGHQPGDPGLAGAIRAWAAVARCAAREWLTVAEYALAAVEGRHAAARRAAEEARELDRLQRRHAETARRTALLAEAEPERDRVRALLDRARRGALVAPALELRGAASAAHLSAAHAEAAARAELPQTLAEAGTEQLSAVEQRLREDLGALGAAQRAEQRSAEIGRERATLEREARDAEEQLRESADWLDRWEATRTALAERVDAAQQAATLAEQLAGRLEPARMHLTAARRRDELDAAAERAEGELLCVREESTAARERWLELKESRLRGIAAELAEALVAGEACTVCGSAEHPAPARPAPGHVDRAAEDAAHGRYEQAEERRAAVERKLAAVQEARAEAAAAAGEATTEELLALTSDLSSRHAAAHAAAAGLHAARERLARAEREHAVRSSDRLDSERRSAARATLRDSLDQEQAKLEAELALVRGDAPTVAARARLLEERVRMVTRAAATLRRAEDTAARLKEADARLADAAFKAGFDTVDAAADAVLPDYERTGLQRRMDTWQAEEAMLADRLGESDTAAAATLPPAAPDAAEAYEARAAAKLRTAGSAVDAARVRCTELDRLSRQAEQELRALGPLREAYDRVARLAGLTAGTSADNERKMRLEAYVLAARLEQVAAAATVRLLRMSGGRYTLVHSDAKASGRGRSGLGLHVVDAWTGSERDTATLSGGETFFASLALALGLADVVTDEAGGMRLDTLFIDEGFGSLDDQALDEVLDVLDSLRERDRSVGIVSHVADLRTRVQAQLEIVKQRGGSVVRHRTAALTD comes from the coding sequence ATGAGGCTGCACCGGCTCAGGATCACCGCCTTCGGGCCCTTCGCCGAACCCCAGGAGATCGACTTCGACGCGCTCTCCGGCGCCGGGATCTTCCTGCTCCACGGCCCCACCGGCGCGGGCAAGACCTCCGTCCTCGACGCCGTCTGCTACGCCCTGTACGGATCGGTGCCCGGCCCCCGCCAGGCCCCCGGCACCAGCCTGCGCAGCGACCACGCCGGCGCCGGGATCCCGACCGAGGTCACCCTCGAACTCGCCGCGGGCGGGCGGCGCCTGGAGATCACCCGGCGCCCCGAGCAGGACCGGCCGAAGAAGCGCGGCGCCGGCACCACCAAGGACAAGGCGCAGAGCTGGCTGCGCGAGTACGACGGGGAACGCTGGCAGGGGCTCAGCCGTTCCCACCAGGAGATCGGCGAGGAGATCGAGCAGCTGCTCGGCATGAGCCGCGAGCAGTTCTGCCAGGTCGTGCTGTTGCCGCAGGGCGAGTTCGCCAAGTTCCTGCGGGCCGACGAGGCGGCGCGGGGCCGGCTGCTGGGCCGGCTCTTCGACACCCGCCGCTTCGCCGCCGTCGAGACCCTGCTCGCCGAGCGCCGCCGCGCCGCCGAGGCCAAGGTGCGCGCCGGCGACGAGAAGGTGCTCGGCACCGCCCAGCGGCTCGCCCAGGCCGCGGGGGACAGCGCCGACCTGCGGGCCTGGCCGCTGCCCGGGCACCAGCCGGGCGACCCCGGGCTGGCCGGGGCGATCCGGGCCTGGGCGGCCGTCGCGCGCTGCGCGGCCCGGGAGTGGCTGACCGTCGCCGAGTACGCGCTGGCCGCCGTCGAGGGCCGGCACGCCGCCGCCCGGCGGGCCGCCGAGGAGGCGCGCGAGCTCGACCGCCTCCAGCGCCGCCACGCCGAGACGGCCCGCCGCACCGCCCTGCTCGCCGAGGCGGAGCCCGAGCGGGACCGGGTCCGGGCCCTGCTGGACCGGGCCCGCCGGGGCGCCCTGGTGGCCCCCGCCCTGGAACTGCGCGGAGCCGCGTCCGCGGCCCACCTGTCCGCCGCCCACGCGGAGGCCGCCGCCCGGGCGGAGCTCCCGCAGACCCTCGCCGAGGCGGGCACCGAGCAGCTTTCCGCCGTGGAGCAGCGGCTGCGCGAAGACCTCGGCGCCCTCGGCGCCGCCCAGCGGGCGGAGCAGCGCAGCGCCGAGATCGGCCGCGAGCGGGCCACCCTGGAGCGGGAGGCCCGCGACGCCGAGGAGCAGCTGCGGGAGTCCGCCGACTGGCTCGACCGCTGGGAGGCCACCCGGACCGCGCTGGCGGAGCGGGTGGACGCCGCCCAGCAGGCCGCGACGCTGGCCGAGCAGCTCGCGGGGCGGCTGGAGCCGGCCCGGATGCACCTGACCGCCGCCCGGCGCCGGGACGAACTGGATGCCGCCGCGGAGCGCGCCGAGGGCGAACTGCTCTGCGTACGCGAGGAGTCGACCGCCGCCCGGGAGCGCTGGCTGGAGCTCAAGGAGAGCCGGCTGCGCGGGATCGCCGCCGAGCTCGCCGAGGCGCTGGTGGCGGGGGAGGCGTGCACGGTGTGCGGATCGGCGGAGCACCCCGCTCCGGCGCGCCCGGCCCCCGGGCACGTGGACCGGGCCGCCGAGGACGCCGCCCACGGCCGCTACGAGCAGGCCGAGGAGCGCAGGGCCGCCGTCGAGCGGAAACTCGCCGCCGTCCAGGAGGCCCGGGCCGAGGCCGCTGCGGCCGCCGGGGAGGCCACCACCGAGGAGCTCCTCGCGCTGACCTCGGACCTCAGCTCCCGGCACGCCGCCGCCCATGCCGCGGCCGCCGGACTGCACGCCGCCCGGGAGCGGCTGGCCCGCGCCGAGCGCGAGCACGCCGTACGCAGCTCCGACCGGCTCGACTCCGAGCGCCGCTCCGCCGCCCGGGCCACCCTGCGCGACTCCCTGGACCAGGAACAGGCCAAGCTGGAGGCCGAGCTGGCCCTCGTCCGGGGGGACGCGCCCACGGTCGCCGCGCGCGCCAGGCTCCTGGAGGAGCGGGTACGGATGGTCACCCGGGCGGCCGCCACGCTGCGCCGGGCCGAGGACACCGCGGCCCGGCTGAAGGAGGCCGACGCCCGGCTCGCCGACGCCGCCTTCAAGGCCGGGTTCGACACCGTCGACGCCGCCGCCGACGCGGTGCTCCCGGACTACGAACGCACCGGGCTCCAGCGGAGGATGGACACCTGGCAGGCGGAGGAGGCCATGCTGGCGGACCGCCTCGGCGAGAGCGACACCGCCGCGGCCGCTACGCTGCCCCCGGCCGCGCCGGATGCCGCCGAGGCGTACGAAGCCCGGGCCGCCGCGAAGCTTCGTACGGCAGGGTCCGCCGTGGACGCGGCCCGGGTTCGCTGCACGGAGCTGGACCGGCTCTCCCGGCAGGCGGAGCAGGAGCTGCGGGCGCTCGGCCCGCTGCGCGAGGCGTACGACCGGGTGGCCCGGCTGGCCGGGCTGACCGCCGGCACCTCCGCCGACAACGAGCGCAAGATGCGGCTGGAGGCGTACGTCCTGGCCGCCCGCCTGGAGCAGGTCGCCGCCGCCGCGACGGTACGGCTGCTGCGGATGTCCGGCGGCCGCTACACGCTCGTCCACTCCGACGCCAAGGCGAGCGGACGAGGTCGTTCCGGCCTCGGGCTGCACGTGGTGGACGCCTGGACCGGCAGCGAGCGCGACACCGCCACGCTGTCGGGCGGCGAGACCTTCTTCGCCTCGCTCGCCCTCGCGCTGGGCCTGGCCGACGTGGTCACCGACGAGGCGGGCGGCATGCGCCTGGACACCCTCTTCATCGACGAGGGCTTCGGCAGCCTCGACGACCAGGCGCTGGACGAGGTGCTCGACGTCCTGGACTCGCTGCGCGAACGGGACCGCAGCGTCGGCATCGTGAGCCACGTCGCCGACCTGCGGACCCGGGTGCAGGCGCAGTTGGAGATCGTCAAGCAGCGCGGCGGCTCCGTGGTGCGCCACCGCACCGCGGCCCTCACGGACTGA
- a CDS encoding Lrp/AsnC family transcriptional regulator, producing the protein MTDHSPDATDWRILTALQEDGRASFAELARAVSMSSSAVTERVRRLEEAGVITGYTAVVDPEKLGKSILALVRLRYPHGNYKPFHDLLEATPEILEAHHVTGDDCFVLKVAARSMGHLEEVAGRISGLGSVTTSIVYSSPLPRRPLSP; encoded by the coding sequence ATGACCGACCATTCCCCTGACGCCACCGACTGGCGCATCCTGACGGCCCTCCAGGAAGACGGCCGGGCCAGCTTCGCCGAGCTCGCACGCGCCGTCTCCATGTCCTCGAGCGCGGTCACCGAGCGGGTGCGCCGTCTGGAAGAGGCCGGCGTGATCACCGGGTACACCGCGGTGGTGGACCCGGAGAAGCTGGGCAAGTCCATCCTGGCGCTGGTCCGGCTGCGCTATCCGCACGGCAACTACAAGCCGTTCCACGACCTGTTGGAGGCCACCCCGGAGATCCTGGAGGCCCATCACGTCACGGGCGACGACTGCTTCGTGCTCAAGGTCGCCGCCCGCTCGATGGGGCATCTGGAGGAGGTCGCGGGCCGGATCTCGGGCCTCGGCTCCGTCACCACCAGCATCGTGTACTCCTCGCCGCTGCCGCGCCGCCCGCTCAGTCCGTGA